In Neofelis nebulosa isolate mNeoNeb1 chromosome 10, mNeoNeb1.pri, whole genome shotgun sequence, one DNA window encodes the following:
- the TSGA10IP gene encoding testis-specific protein 10-interacting protein isoform X1, with protein MGQDTNMRNTHQQLIRTTSGRPGRDTRLQAPVTTTGLLKFLSDIPQAEQGRLGSGDGVIQGQQPRSRSAGQTAKKDRRPKVRNKKGHSPAEAEDLIPSAPRKPSFPFQWAWESFLTDGRALLQPGHQALPLPRAVTQHKARLKSTATLPDAHGFCWKTEVPNLERSQQLRAWDGIPTPSGKGGSQELEAPSECDLQPPGKRSGSGSESEEGAEPEALGAEEVERGMSPGEMSQLLKRGSIWEEERFAGVTEEAEEGEHRAPHRRRAGSQRKGKNSGKEALDEGDLQCKASSSNLRGPQTRKSRAKELEKLQRQLQQELDCGAEKQPWKALRAAVQASNRSGKTYALGDEETFQFTNFPNRTFHKRQEATRSLLQAWERQQQEESQRAELRRAREQRVQQQVARCLAAYAPGGSRGPGATQCKLEELRRQERQRFAQYQAELQGIQHRVQARPYLFQQAMQANARLTVTRRFSQVLSALGLDEQQLLAETGKGNTEGASGKPRSHRSMGVRMEHSSESPPKAEPTGSQPNRHSTPSPD; from the exons atggggcaggacACCAACATGCGAAACACCCACCAACAGCTGATCAGGACTACTTCGGGGAGACCAGGGCGGGACACgcggctccaggctccagtgACGACCACAGGGCTGCTCAAGTTTCTGTCGGACATCCCCCAGGCTGAGCAG GGGAGGCTTGGGAGCGGTGATGGTGTAATTCAGGGCCAGCAGCCGAGGTCTCGGAGTGCTGGGCAGACGGCAAAGAAGGACCGGAGACCCAAGGTCCGGAACAAGAAAGGGCATAGCCCTGCTGAGGCTGAAGA TCTCATCCCTTCTGCTCCTCGGAaaccctcctttcccttccagtGGGCCTGGGAGAGCTTCCTCACTGATGGTCGGGCCCTGCTTCAGCCTGGCCACCAAGCCCTGCCCTTGCCCCGAGCCGTCACCCAGCACAAGGCCAGGCTCAAGTCCACAGCCACCCTCCCAGATGCCCACGGCTTCTGCTGGAAGACAGAGGTGCCAAACCTGGAGAGGAGCcagcagctcagggcctgggatGGCATCCCTACCCCTTCTGGCAAAGGGGGGAGCCAGGAACTGGAGGCTCCCAGTGAGTGTGACCTCCAGCCACCTGGGAAGAGGTCAGGCTCAGGATCAGAGTCTGAGGAGGGCGCTGAGCCGGAAGCCCTGGGTGCTGAGGAGGTCGAGAGGGGTATGAGCCCTGGAGAAATGTCCCAGCTCCTCAAGAGGGGGTCGATCTGGGAAGAGGAGCGGTTTGCAGGGGTGACAGAGGAAGCTGAGGAGGGGGAGCACAGGGCCCCCCATAGAAGGAGGGCTGGTtcgcagagaaaagggaagaactcTGGCAAGGAGGCCTTGGATGAGGGTGACCTACAGTGCAAGGCGAGCAGCTCCAACCTTCGAGGGCCGCAGACGAGGAAGTCAAGGGCCAAGGAGCTGGAGAAGCTGCAGAGGCAGTTACAGCAAGAGTTGGACTGCG GCGCTGAAAAGCAGCCCTGGAAGGCTTTGCGGGCTGCTGTGCAGGCCTCCAACCGGAGTGGGAAGACCTATGCCTTGGGAGATGAAGAGACTTTCCAGTTTACCAACTTTCCTAACCGTACCTTCCACAAACGACAGGAGGCCACCAG aAGCCTGTTGCAGGCCTGGGagcggcagcagcaggaggagtcGCAGCGGGCCGAGCTGCGGAGGGCCCGGGAGCAGCGGGTACAGCAGCAGGTGGCTCGCTGCCTGGCGGCCTATGCGCCCGGAGGGAGCCGGGGGCCGGGCGCCACCCAGTGCAAGCTGGAGGAGCTGAG GCGCCAAGAGCGACAGCGCTTTGCTCAGTACCAGGCAGAGCTGCAGGGCATTCAGCACAGGGTGCAGGCCCGGCCCTACCTGTTCCAGCAGGCCATGCAG GCCAATGCCCGGCTCACGGTGACCCGGCGCTTCTCCCAGGTGCTGTCGGCACTGGGACTGGATGAGCAGCAGCTACTGGCTGAAACAGGAAAGGGGAACACAGAGGGCGCCTCCGGGAAACCCAG GAGCCACAGGTCAATGGGGGTAAGGATGGAGCACTCTTCTGAAAGCCCCCCAAAGGCAGAACCCACTGGAAGCCAGCCCAACAGGCACTCCACTCCAAGCCCAGACTGA
- the TSGA10IP gene encoding testis-specific protein 10-interacting protein isoform X2: protein MGQDTNMRNTHQQLIRTTSGRPGRDTRLQAPVTTTGLLKFLSDIPQAEQGRLGSGDGVIQGQQPRSRSAGQTAKKDRRPKVRNKKGHSPAEAEDLIPSAPRKPSFPFQWAWESFLTDGRALLQPGHQALPLPRAVTQHKARLKSTATLPDAHGFCWKTEVPNLERSQQLRAWDGIPTPSGKGGSQELEAPSECDLQPPGKRSGSGSESEEGAEPEALGAEEVERGMSPGEMSQLLKRGSIWEEERFAGVTEEAEEGEHRAPHRRRAGSQRKGKNSGKEALDEGDLQCKASSSNLRGPQTRKSRAKELEKLQRQLQQELDCGAEKQPWKALRAAVQASNRSGKTYALGDEETFQFTNFPNRTFHKRQEATSLLQAWERQQQEESQRAELRRAREQRVQQQVARCLAAYAPGGSRGPGATQCKLEELRRQERQRFAQYQAELQGIQHRVQARPYLFQQAMQANARLTVTRRFSQVLSALGLDEQQLLAETGKGNTEGASGKPRSHRSMGVRMEHSSESPPKAEPTGSQPNRHSTPSPD, encoded by the exons atggggcaggacACCAACATGCGAAACACCCACCAACAGCTGATCAGGACTACTTCGGGGAGACCAGGGCGGGACACgcggctccaggctccagtgACGACCACAGGGCTGCTCAAGTTTCTGTCGGACATCCCCCAGGCTGAGCAG GGGAGGCTTGGGAGCGGTGATGGTGTAATTCAGGGCCAGCAGCCGAGGTCTCGGAGTGCTGGGCAGACGGCAAAGAAGGACCGGAGACCCAAGGTCCGGAACAAGAAAGGGCATAGCCCTGCTGAGGCTGAAGA TCTCATCCCTTCTGCTCCTCGGAaaccctcctttcccttccagtGGGCCTGGGAGAGCTTCCTCACTGATGGTCGGGCCCTGCTTCAGCCTGGCCACCAAGCCCTGCCCTTGCCCCGAGCCGTCACCCAGCACAAGGCCAGGCTCAAGTCCACAGCCACCCTCCCAGATGCCCACGGCTTCTGCTGGAAGACAGAGGTGCCAAACCTGGAGAGGAGCcagcagctcagggcctgggatGGCATCCCTACCCCTTCTGGCAAAGGGGGGAGCCAGGAACTGGAGGCTCCCAGTGAGTGTGACCTCCAGCCACCTGGGAAGAGGTCAGGCTCAGGATCAGAGTCTGAGGAGGGCGCTGAGCCGGAAGCCCTGGGTGCTGAGGAGGTCGAGAGGGGTATGAGCCCTGGAGAAATGTCCCAGCTCCTCAAGAGGGGGTCGATCTGGGAAGAGGAGCGGTTTGCAGGGGTGACAGAGGAAGCTGAGGAGGGGGAGCACAGGGCCCCCCATAGAAGGAGGGCTGGTtcgcagagaaaagggaagaactcTGGCAAGGAGGCCTTGGATGAGGGTGACCTACAGTGCAAGGCGAGCAGCTCCAACCTTCGAGGGCCGCAGACGAGGAAGTCAAGGGCCAAGGAGCTGGAGAAGCTGCAGAGGCAGTTACAGCAAGAGTTGGACTGCG GCGCTGAAAAGCAGCCCTGGAAGGCTTTGCGGGCTGCTGTGCAGGCCTCCAACCGGAGTGGGAAGACCTATGCCTTGGGAGATGAAGAGACTTTCCAGTTTACCAACTTTCCTAACCGTACCTTCCACAAACGACAGGAGGCCACCAG CCTGTTGCAGGCCTGGGagcggcagcagcaggaggagtcGCAGCGGGCCGAGCTGCGGAGGGCCCGGGAGCAGCGGGTACAGCAGCAGGTGGCTCGCTGCCTGGCGGCCTATGCGCCCGGAGGGAGCCGGGGGCCGGGCGCCACCCAGTGCAAGCTGGAGGAGCTGAG GCGCCAAGAGCGACAGCGCTTTGCTCAGTACCAGGCAGAGCTGCAGGGCATTCAGCACAGGGTGCAGGCCCGGCCCTACCTGTTCCAGCAGGCCATGCAG GCCAATGCCCGGCTCACGGTGACCCGGCGCTTCTCCCAGGTGCTGTCGGCACTGGGACTGGATGAGCAGCAGCTACTGGCTGAAACAGGAAAGGGGAACACAGAGGGCGCCTCCGGGAAACCCAG GAGCCACAGGTCAATGGGGGTAAGGATGGAGCACTCTTCTGAAAGCCCCCCAAAGGCAGAACCCACTGGAAGCCAGCCCAACAGGCACTCCACTCCAAGCCCAGACTGA
- the TSGA10IP gene encoding testis-specific protein 10-interacting protein isoform X3 — protein MGQDTNMRNTHQQLIRTTSGRPGRDTRLQAPVTTTGLLKFLSDIPQAEQGRLGSGDGVIQGQQPRSRSAGQTAKKDRRPKVRNKKGHSPAEAEDLIPSAPRKPSFPFQWAWESFLTDGRALLQPGHQALPLPRAVTQHKARLKSTATLPDAHGFCWKTEVPNLERSQQLRAWDGIPTPSGKGGSQELEAPSECDLQPPGKRSGSGSESEEGAEPEALGAEEVERGMSPGEMSQLLKRGSIWEEERFAGVTEEAEEGEHRAPHRRRAGSQRKGKNSGKEALDEGDLQCKASSSNLRGPQTRKSRAKELEKLQRQLQQELDCGAEKQPWKALRAAVQASNRSGKTYALGDEETFQFTNFPNRTFHKRQEATRSLLQAWERQQQEESQRAELRRAREQRVQQQVARCLAAYAPGGSRGPGATQCKLEELRRQERQRFAQYQAELQGIQHRVQARPYLFQQAMQVRPSPWTSISLPESSASHWLNA, from the exons atggggcaggacACCAACATGCGAAACACCCACCAACAGCTGATCAGGACTACTTCGGGGAGACCAGGGCGGGACACgcggctccaggctccagtgACGACCACAGGGCTGCTCAAGTTTCTGTCGGACATCCCCCAGGCTGAGCAG GGGAGGCTTGGGAGCGGTGATGGTGTAATTCAGGGCCAGCAGCCGAGGTCTCGGAGTGCTGGGCAGACGGCAAAGAAGGACCGGAGACCCAAGGTCCGGAACAAGAAAGGGCATAGCCCTGCTGAGGCTGAAGA TCTCATCCCTTCTGCTCCTCGGAaaccctcctttcccttccagtGGGCCTGGGAGAGCTTCCTCACTGATGGTCGGGCCCTGCTTCAGCCTGGCCACCAAGCCCTGCCCTTGCCCCGAGCCGTCACCCAGCACAAGGCCAGGCTCAAGTCCACAGCCACCCTCCCAGATGCCCACGGCTTCTGCTGGAAGACAGAGGTGCCAAACCTGGAGAGGAGCcagcagctcagggcctgggatGGCATCCCTACCCCTTCTGGCAAAGGGGGGAGCCAGGAACTGGAGGCTCCCAGTGAGTGTGACCTCCAGCCACCTGGGAAGAGGTCAGGCTCAGGATCAGAGTCTGAGGAGGGCGCTGAGCCGGAAGCCCTGGGTGCTGAGGAGGTCGAGAGGGGTATGAGCCCTGGAGAAATGTCCCAGCTCCTCAAGAGGGGGTCGATCTGGGAAGAGGAGCGGTTTGCAGGGGTGACAGAGGAAGCTGAGGAGGGGGAGCACAGGGCCCCCCATAGAAGGAGGGCTGGTtcgcagagaaaagggaagaactcTGGCAAGGAGGCCTTGGATGAGGGTGACCTACAGTGCAAGGCGAGCAGCTCCAACCTTCGAGGGCCGCAGACGAGGAAGTCAAGGGCCAAGGAGCTGGAGAAGCTGCAGAGGCAGTTACAGCAAGAGTTGGACTGCG GCGCTGAAAAGCAGCCCTGGAAGGCTTTGCGGGCTGCTGTGCAGGCCTCCAACCGGAGTGGGAAGACCTATGCCTTGGGAGATGAAGAGACTTTCCAGTTTACCAACTTTCCTAACCGTACCTTCCACAAACGACAGGAGGCCACCAG aAGCCTGTTGCAGGCCTGGGagcggcagcagcaggaggagtcGCAGCGGGCCGAGCTGCGGAGGGCCCGGGAGCAGCGGGTACAGCAGCAGGTGGCTCGCTGCCTGGCGGCCTATGCGCCCGGAGGGAGCCGGGGGCCGGGCGCCACCCAGTGCAAGCTGGAGGAGCTGAG GCGCCAAGAGCGACAGCGCTTTGCTCAGTACCAGGCAGAGCTGCAGGGCATTCAGCACAGGGTGCAGGCCCGGCCCTACCTGTTCCAGCAGGCCATGCAGGTGAGGCCCAGCCCCTGGACGAGCATCAGCCTCCCCGAGAGCAGCGCTTCTCATTGGCTGAATGCGTAG